The Juglans regia cultivar Chandler chromosome 6, Walnut 2.0, whole genome shotgun sequence genome contains the following window.
TAGGTCACTGGGAATTGCTCCATCCACTAAATGGCAATAACTCAAGCTTAATCTCTCCAAGCTGCATAGAGTACTTGACAACGAAGTAGGCAATACCAAACCAATGTCGAGGTTCCCCCTAAACCAAGTTACAAATCGTTTGAACATCGACTTAGGTGGCAGATTAGAACATCCTAGGAAGGACAACCTTTTAAGATTTTGTAGACGTGTAATGGACGATGGAAATTGCCTTATAGCGGTTTCACTTATATCGAGCTCCTCTAGATGTTCCAAATTCCCTACTCCCTCGGGCATTTCCTCAAGTTGTGAACAACCACAGAGAACAAGAGTTTTAAGAGATGTCAAACCACAAATAGCACTCGGAAGACTCAAGAGGCTTTTGCAGCCTCTCAAACTCAAATAAGAAAGGCCAGTTAAATGCCCAATTGATGATGGAAGTTCTAATAATGCAATCCCATCCAAACTAAGTTGCCTCAAATGATTGATATTTCCCATCGTTTCTGGAAACTTCCAGAGTCTCGTACAGCCAGAAAGAATCAAAATTTCTAAGGAATCCCAGCTAATGTTACAGGGAAGGCTAGTAAGAGATGTGCAACCtttcaaattcagaaaaataaggCGTTTTAGAGCTCCAACTGATGAGTGGAGATTACGCAATTTTGTACAGCCTTGAAGAATCAGCGTCTTAAGATTTGGGGCATTAGTGAAGTCCGGGTTCTCCACCAAGTATTGAGAGTCACTAAGGTCAACATGCTCTAGCTTCTATAAACTCTGTGATATAACAATAAATATGGGAATTAACTTTGATGcatacattaatttattagtttttcagAATTCAGAAAAGAACACTTTTATTCAACAAACATCTTACCTTAGTTCCCTGCCACAATTGCTGGATGTGGCTACAACGCAAAATGAGTTCAACGAGTTTATTAGGCGGGAAACTCGTTGGCAAAGATTTTAAAAGATATCCATGCCACTCCATAACCCGCAACTCTGTAGAAAGATAACTAAGGCCTTCAAAAAGGTGGACATTACCTATGATCTTGAGCAACCATAAGTTCTTCATCTTCGAGAAGACGCCAGAATTCAGGTGTAGTTCTTTTTTTGGAGGAGAGTGTAGGACTATGCCTTCGATCCTGTTTGTTCCATTGAGATCACCAACGAGAACAAATTAGTGCAGTGCATGATATAATCAGGTATACTGAAAATTTTAATTGCATTAACATATGCAATTCAATGAGCTTATTATTTCAAGATCGACTTACACTATTGTTCTTCAATACCCGAATGATGTCATTAGTAAGCCACAACCTACTCTGTCTGCCAGGATCTGCCTGAGATTGGCGGCGAACAATTTCATGACCCATTTCTTGGAGTAGATCATGCATCCACAGTCTTCCCCCCAAGATTGTTATGAGAGACTTGCTGATAAGAATCTCTATACCGCTGATTGGTTCATACTCACAACTTTCTAGTATGCTCTGCACACGGTCGACATACTTCTCCCCTTTGAAGTAACATGCAATATCTAGAAAAATGTTTTGCTCGTTTTCCTCGAGTCCATCGAAACTTATTTTAAGTGTATCCACGATTTCTTTCTTGGGGTTTTGTCTTAGACTTCTCAAAGCACTTTCCCAAAAGTCTACAGTTTACCGACAGAAGAAATGACCCAAAAATTCAAGAGCTATAGGAAGCCCTTTAGCATAATGCATAATCTGCTTGGAAAGCTCCACAAAACCTTCTAGAGGGAGGTCATTCTTGAATGCTTTCCAACTAAAGAGTTGGAGAGCTTCATCATCATCTAATTCTTTAGCCTTATATATTTCATCTTCAGCCAACCCATGTTTTATCAACACATCCTTATCTCTTGTTGTTATAAGAATTATACTCCCTCCACCAAACCAATCCCGCCGGTTTGCCAATGCCTCTAATTGTTGGGTTTGATCCACATCATCAACAACTACTAAGACCTTTTTACGACAAAGTCCATGGCATATCGCATTACTTCCTCTTTCAATGTCCCTTATGACAATATTGCTCGTCATCAGGATATCGGAAAGAAGTTGTGCTTGTAAAGGAACTAGACTGCCTCTTGCACTTTCTTCCCTAACATTGGCAATAAAACTACTAGCTTCAAATTGACTGGAAATTTTGTCATAAACGGCACGTCCAAGAGTTGTCTTGCCGATACCGCCCATGCCCAATATCCCCACGAAGCGAACATCATCCGGCCCAATATTTAAATAGGAATTCATCATTTCCTCTACCCGAGAGCCTATTCCAACAAGCTTCTTGGAAACAGCTGAGACTATGGAATTTAATTTACCATCATGTATTTGTCCAACAATCTCTTGAATAACCGTTGACTCATCCCTACAAATTaagaagattgaaaaaataattttcattgacATATATACTGCTGCAATCTGATAAACTATTGATCAAGAGACCCTTTATCTCTGGCTCATCTTGACTGGAAActttatatatgaatgaatgtcATGCACGTTGATTCGTTCTTAATTGGCAAATTAAGCAATTCTATGAATATGTCATCTTCATGTACTAGTTTCCGTAGaacatatataatgataaaatgctGGAACCGAAACagaattattttccaaaacaagGTTTCTGAAGATGATCTAGAAcgtaattaaattatttacccATCCCATAAATCCCATCCGGAGATATGGCCCACTTTATGCAAAGCAGATCTCCATGTTTGCAGATCATCTGCGACAATCCTGGGATCATTTTCATGTTTATCAAAAGCTTCTGCAAAAGTTTTTTTCCGATTTCTCACGTGAGAAGGATCCACGTGATAGAAACTGGCAAAATTATCAACCTCGTCTTTTTCATGCATTCAATGATCTTGGCCAGTTCAGTTAAGCACCACCTTGAAAAAGCGTAGTTTGGTGAGAGAACGACGACCGCATACATGGAGTTTTCAATTGCATTCAAGAGTTCTTCAGATATATATTTTCCTCTCTCCAGTTCTTTGTCGTCCCTAAAGGTAGAAAGGCTTCTTTGTTTCAAAGCAGTATACAGATGGGCAGTAAAACTCTTGCGGGTGTCCTCGCCATGGAAACTGAGAAAAATATCCCACGGaggcgaagaagaagaagaagaagatgaaggggaTATTTGAGTCGTTGGAGAGTATGCCATTAATTCGAAACTCACAGTTACAGGGCCTTGTTTGCAGATTTGGTTAACAACAATAAGAGATGATCTTTATACTGCCATGACTTGATCTTGTGCTATGTAGTATGTACTGTATGCACCTGGAAGATGCAGGGTAATGTAGTGTattgatagtttttttatttttttaaaaatatttaaaataaaaaaggtggAATTTATATCAGAAGCACATGAAATAAGTAAATTGAGAGACATAATCTCACTAccttaaaaaattcaatagcCATAAGAGAAAAGTTAACCCAGCGACGTACAAAtacaaatcttttattttttaattaaaataaaaaataaaatgatcttgTCAGTGGGTTTAGCACGGTTCATAGcaagaatataaaattatctgaaaTGCTACTCTTACATATGGGGCTCCCGACGGGGGCTTTCGACTGTGCCACGTGTAAAGAAAAAAGTCGCCCATGAAAAGATCGAGCATTAATCTTCCATGCACCTTAATAATTGCACCTTATTTTACTTGGAAAATTTGTCTATTTGTTTCATcacttgaaagttgaaaggttgaagataagttataaaatatatgtttctaaaataaataaaaatatcattgctCAATAATGTTTGGATCATACCAGACTAATCAATTATATAAGtggatttttataaaaattattgtaaaaatttCTATCTTCTAAatcatgtagatctcatataTACCGCATAACTTATTAGTTAATATGAAGTATTACATAAatcttagattattttttttaatcttatgatTTTATACTTCTCTTCTACCAATTATCTAAAAGAGAACTTTAACTTAGGACCTTAAAATCAAACAACGGTCGCTTCGGATGTTCCAACCTGTATTATGCTATAGCACTAAAGAGAACTTTATTCTAAGCTATAgcactttaatttgttttaaaatcatgGTAGCAATCTTTTTAGAAAATCGAAATAGCATATCTATAAAGAGTATTGTGGGGATTTCCCAATAATTGCCCCAAGCCCCAGTATAGGGGCGTAAAAAAAAGCTAGAAATTCAATTGAACTGATCGAACTAGTAGGTTTAGTTCGTAACCGGTCTGATCCGATACAACAATATCGagttttgagttttatattttaaaaattggctTAAACCGAACCggacatatgtatatattagaatattatatctAATCTtgtgatattatattatatatgttatatgctaaattgctaattaatataataattaatatgtgaaAGATGATTTTGTGGCGTTCTGAATATTTTCATGTATAActtaatataagatatttttattccaaTATAAGATATATCAAGGTACGTAGTAAAAAGGAATATGCGAGACATTGATGaagaaaattagttttatttgatCTTTATCGTGGGCGGTAGGGGcgtaaaaaaaatcagaaagccCATTAATCCCAACCGAACTGGTTCGGTACCTGCTCTTAAGAATTGAAACCGGTACGGTActgattttcatattataaaaatcgTTTAGACCGAACTAtatcagtatatatatttttaatgttttattatattatatataaaacatttttatataatttattttattatattatatatatattatgtactaaattattaattaatataacataaaattttaattttaatcatcaacattaatattaagttattaatataaaatttaataaccaAATGTCGAGCCTTGTAAGTTGGGGTCATCTCCATGGAAGTTGTGCAAATGGTGGTGGATACTACCAGTACTACTCGTAGTCGGCTGTAAGAAGATTAATGTGCCCGTTGACATCTATGTACTCTGTGGACTTCTCCAGCGGCAGAAGAAGAACAACGGGCGCAAGGATTTTTATCACTCTGTGGCACCATGTAAAGCGAGGAGTTAACTGTGTTTAATTTACACGTTATCTTGCACTTCACGtctcttattttgtttcatGCTCTTCTATGTACGGTGGCTTTTTGCTTCAAAGGCAAATTGGTTCATCTAGTTTTCAATTagtccttttttgtttttttcatatttctgtCAATACGCCAGCATTAAAATGCCAAATCAGTATATAAGAATGTTTGACATGTGTCACTTGAcacgctatatatatatatttttttgaatccaaacttgTTTTTCATTACTACAGCAAATGTTGGATACATGGAAGGGCTTCCTCCAGAGtgatgctctcctcagagagtTTTACAGCGTCCTTTGCTAAACTATGGGCTATACAATTTGATGATCTAGGTACATGATGAAATGACCAGGATTTCAATCCTCTAAGTTCTGCTTTAATATCTTGAATCATCAGACCTACTGTGCTCCAATCTCTTCTCTCTCCGTTAATGTCTTGAACCACATTGAGTGTGTCACCTTCCAATATGAGATTTTGAAGTTGTAGATGTTTACATAAGATTACTACCTTTAGAGCCGCCAAAGCCTCAGCCAGCTTTGCCTCCGGAAACAAAGTCCTTTGAGATCTCATGGTAGCAATTACCTTCCTTTTGATTCCGTGATCTTCCTTTTGCTGAGATTAAGATTTGTCGGCAGCGAATTGTGACAGGCTCTccacaaaaacatttttattgcATTAGGGACCTTTAACTTCCACATATGGGTCCAGCTCTCTCTGCAGTTCACACATTGAGAAGCTTGTCCTTTTACCTGTTTCTCCATATCCCCGAGGAGATGGTATGCACTCCTCACAGTGTATAACCCATCTTTGGTGCACCTCCATACCTGTTTGTCCGCGATACCCCTCCAGCTGATAGGAATCTTAGATATATTGCTAATATCTTCTTCACTGAGTATGTTCTTCAGAAGGTCCAAGTTCCAACCTTTCGTCTGGTCATCTATCAATTTGTCTACTGTCCAGTGTTCCATTCCTTCAACTCGAGGAGTCTGAACCTTATAAGAGGTTGGTTGCTGTATCCACTTGTCCCTCCACATGTTGACTTCCTTTCCATTCCCAATTCGCCATATCAAACCCTCTTCAAGGACTGGTCTGGCCTCCATCATACTTCTCCAGACATAAGAGGGACATCTACCAATTCTTGCATGCAAAAAGTCAGTTCTATGAAAATACTTGGCTTTTAAGACTTGAGCCACTAGAGAATCCTTTTGTTGGATCAGTCTCCAACCTTGTTTTCCTAATAGAGCTCGATTGAAGAGATCAAACTCCCTGTAACCGAGACCCCCTTCTGTTTTGCTCTTCCCTAGCAGTTTCTATGGCAACCattgggtttttgttttgtctcctctactaccccaccaaaatttctGCATTAGAGAATTAATTGTCTTGATGATAGCCTTGGGGAGTTTGAATATACTCATGCAGTACGATGGAATGGCTTGCACTATTGACTTCATAAGTACTTCTTTTCCTGCATTAGAGATAAACTTCACCTTCCAATTATTCATTCTGGATCTGATGGAGTCCAGGATTGGTCTAAAAGAGGAGACTTTGTTGTTCCCCACATAAGAAGGTAAGCCGAGATACTTCTCAAAATGGCTTGCCTCCTTCATTTTGGCTGTCGACAGGATCACCTGTTTAGCTAGTGCAGGGGTATTTTTGCTGAAATAGATGGCAGATTTCTCCAAGTTTAACCTCTGGCCAGATGCTACCTCATAAGAGTTGAGAATCCCATGCATTCTACTCCACTCCAGGGCGTTAGCTTTGCAAAATAACAGACTGTCGTCTGCAAAAAAAAGGTGATTTACCAACAAGCAGCCTCTAGCAAAAGGGAAACCCGAAATAAAACCCTTTCTCTCAGCTACGTCCAGATTATTTCCGAGTACTTCAGTGCATAAGATAAAGAGATAAGGGgatagaggatccccttgtctcaagcctctCGTTGGTGAGAAGAAGTTCTGAGGTGTGCCATTGATCAATAAGGAATACTTGACTGAGGACACACATTGCATAATTAAATCAACCCACTTCTTTTCAAAACCCATCTTAAGAAGGACAGCTTCCAAGAAAGGCCATTCTATACGATCGTACGCCTTACTCATGTCCAGCTTCATTGCCATATAGCtctcttttctgtttttcattttgtgCTTCATGGAGTGCATAACTTCATAGGCTACTATTATGTTGTCGGAGATTAATCGACCAGGAACAAACGCACTCTGCGAAGGTGAGATCAATGTTGGTAGGAAGGCCTTTATTCTGTTTGCCAAGACTTTTGAGGCTACTTTGTACACTACATTGCAGAGGCTAATGGGGCGGTATTCCACCACCTTTGTTGGGTTTCTTTTCTTGGGAATCAGCACAATGTATGTCTCGTTTAGGTCTTGCATCCTCCTGCTGGCTCCAAGGACTTCTTTTACAGCCGAGACAACCCCCTCACCTACTGTTTCCCAATGATCTTGGTAAAAGCCTGCTGAGAATCTGTCAGGACCTGTGGAGCTCAATGGGTTCATCTCGAATAATGCTTGTTTAACCTCTTCCCATGTACATGTTTTGGTGAGTTGGTAGTTCATCTCGGGGGTCACCACTGGGTTCAAATCTCTCAGAATTTCAGGAATGTCTCTCGGGTTTGAAGTCTTGAATAAGTCTTTGTAAAACTTTTGGAACGTCTCACATATCCCTTCTGGATCGATTGCACAGACCCCCTCCTCATTAATGATCCTGGAAATCTTCTAAGCTTTCCTTCTCTCGGAAGCACATTTGTGGAAGAAGCTTGTATTTTTGTCACCACCCTTCAGCcaattttgttttgatctttgCCTCCATTTTATCTCTTCCTCTTCTAGCAGCATATTCACTTCGTCTTGTACTTCCTTAATGGTCTCATTGAAATCACCTTGGTTGATTCTCATCATTTCCTAGATTCTTAGCCTTTTTCCCCTTATTTGGTTCCTTTTGTTTCCCCTCGAGTGTTTATCCCATGCCACTAAGCTCCTTCTACTTCTGCTCAAATCATTCTTGAGGCTGTCCACTGAGCTCTCCCCTCTAATGCTAGACTgccaaacatttttaattaactccTTACAGCCCAGTCTCGATGACCAACATGCCTCATACCTGAATAATCTAGCCCTTTTACTAGTATCACCTTCTTCATTTTCGCAAAGAACTAGTAGTGGGGTATGGTCTGAATTCATCACAGGTAAAACATGAACTTCATTGTTCCAATAATGCATAGGCCATTGACCATTAGCTAGCACTCTATCTAGCCTTTCTTTTATGAAACCTCTTCCT
Protein-coding sequences here:
- the LOC109020431 gene encoding TMV resistance protein N-like; amino-acid sequence: MGHEIVRRQSQADPGRQSRLWLTNDIIRVLKNNSDRRHSPTLSSKKRTTPEFWRLLEDEELMVAQDHSHIQQLWQGTKKLEHVDLSDSQYLVENPDFTNAPNLKTLILQGCTKLRNLHSSVGALKRLIFLNLKGCTSLTSLPCNISWDSLEILILSGCTRLWKFPETMGNINHLRQLSLDGIALLELPSSIGHLTGLSYLSLRGCKSLLSLPSAICGLTSLKTLVLCGCSQLEEMPEGVGNLEHLEELDISETAIRQFPSSITRLQNLKRLSFLGCSNLPPKSMFKRFVTWFRGNLDIGLVLPTSLSSTLCSLERLSLSYCHLVDGAIPSDLSALSSLLVLDLSGNDFTLLPESISQLSKLSVILLSRCSQLQSVSDLPSSLVYVNALDCTHCFFQRHLGWFKRSKNSNVVPESEYGFLEYNLVAS
- the LOC118348591 gene encoding disease resistance protein RUN1-like, with amino-acid sequence MAYSPTTQISPSSSSSSSSPPWDIFLSFHGEDTRKSFTAHLYTALKQRSLSTFRDDKELERGKYISEELLNAIENSMYAVVVLSPNYAFSRWCLTELAKIIECMKKTRIVADDLQTWRSALHKVGHISGWDLWDGDESTVIQEIVGQIHDGKLNSIVSAVSKKLVGIGSRVEEMMNSYLNIGPDDVRFVGILGMGGIGKTTLGRAVYDKISSQFEASSFIANVREESARGSLVPLQAQLLSDILMTSNIVIRDIERGSNAICHGLCRKKVLVVVDDVDQTQQLEALANRRDWFGGGSIILITTRDKDVLIKHGLAEDEIYKAKELDDDEALQLFSWKAFKNDLPLEGFVELSKQIMHYAKGLPIALEFLGHFFCR